The following are encoded together in the Macadamia integrifolia cultivar HAES 741 chromosome 10, SCU_Mint_v3, whole genome shotgun sequence genome:
- the LOC122090821 gene encoding protein DETOXIFICATION 40-like: MDSVHQEDQESIHQPLLNSPLKSPPSTPEHHHRHESIDELERVLSDTELSQFERLRLASSIELKLLFHLAAPAVAVYMINYFMSMSTQIFSGHLGNLELAAASLGNTGIQVLTYGLMLGMGSAVETLCGQAYGASKYEMLGIYLQRSTILLMATGIPLMMIYIFCKPILILIGQSPMIASAAAVFVYGLIPQIFAYAANFPIQKFLQAQSIVAPSAYISTATLVLHLFLSWLGIYKLGLGLLGASLVLSLSWWIIVAAQFVYIVTSERCKETWKGFTLQAFSGLPDFLKLSVSSAVMLCLETWYMQILVLLAGLLENPAVALDSLSICMTISGWVFMISVGFNAAASVRVSNELGAGNPRSAAFSVVMVNLVSFITAVIAAGVVLALRHVISYAFTDGETVADAVSDLCPLLGITLILNGIQPVLSGVAVGCGWQTFVAYVNVGCYYLVGIPLGALLGFKFNLGAKGIWTGMIGGTLMQTIILLWVTYRTDWNKEVEEAQKRLAKWSDKKEPLLE; the protein is encoded by the exons ATGGATAGTGTTCATCAAGAAGATCAAGAATCCATCCATCAACCTCTCCTTAATTCTCCATTGAAATCACCACCATCAACACCGGAGCATCATCATCGTCATGAATCAATTGATGAACTAGAAAGAGTACTCAGTGACACAGAATTGTCACAATTTGAGCGTCTCCGATTGGCTTCCTCCATCGAATTGAAGCTTCTCTTCCACCTCGCCGCCCCTGCCGTGGCTGTGTATATGATCAACTACTTCATGTCCATGTCTACCCAGATTTTCTCCGGTCATCTTGGTAATCTTGAGCTCGCCGCCGCCTCCCTCGGCAATACTGGCATTCAAGTTCTCACCTATGGTCTCATG TTAGGAATGGGAAGTGCAGTGGAGACGCTATGTGGACAAGCTTATGGGGCATCGAAGTACGAAATGCTTGGAATCTATTTGCAGAGATCGACGATTCTTCTCATGGCAACTGGGATTCCACTCATGATGATCTACATCTTCTGCAAACCCATCTTGATTCTCATCGGTCAGTCTCCGATGATTGCATCGGCTGCTGCGGTGTTCGTATATGGATTAATCCCACAGATATTCGCGTACGCAGCTAATTTCCCAATCCAGAAATTCTTGCAAGCACAGAGCATCGTAGCCCCAAGTGCTTACATATCCACGGCGACACTTGTTCTGCATCTGTTCTTGAGCTGGCTTGGGATTTACAAGTTGGGATTGGGGCTTTTAGGGGCATCGTTGGTGTTGAGTTTGTCTTGGTGGATCATTGTGGCGGCTCAGTTCGTGTATATCGTGACGAGTGAGCGATGCAAGGAAACATGGAAGGGGTTTACGCTGCAAGCTTTCTCTGGGTTGCCGGATTTCTTGAAGCTATCTGTTTCATCGGCGGTGATGCTTTGCTTGGAGACTTGGTACATGCAGATACTGGTTCTTCTCGCCGGTTTGCTGGAAAACCCTGCAGTTGCTTTGGATTCTCTATCCATTTG TATGACTATATCTGGATGGGTTTTCATGATTTCCGTCGGATTCAATGCAGCTGCAAG TGTAAGGGTGAGCAACGAGCTTGGAGCTGGAAACCCAAGATCAGCAGCATTCTCCGTGGTGATGGTGAATTTGGTCTCTTTCATAACAGCAGTTATAGCTGCAGGTGTTGTGCTTGCGCTTCGTCATGTAATCAGCTACGCCTTCACGGATGGCGAAACCGTCGCTGACGCTGTCTCAGACCTTTGCCCACTCTTAGGCATTACTCTCATACTCAATGGGATCCAACCCGTCTTATCAG GTGTGGCTGTTGGCTGTGGATGGCAAACGTTTGTTGCTTATGTTAATGTGGGATGCTATTACCTTGTTGGAATCCCATTAGGGGCCTTACTGGGTTTCAAATTCAACCTCGGTGCTAAG GGAATATGGACTGGAATGATAGGTGGCACGCTAATGCAGACTATCATATTGTTATGGGTCACATATCGAACCGACTGGAATAAAGAG GTAGAGGAAGCTCAGAAACGTTTGGCAAAGTGGTCGGACAAGAAGGAACCACTGTTGGAGTGA